The following proteins are encoded in a genomic region of Ictalurus furcatus strain D&B chromosome 6, Billie_1.0, whole genome shotgun sequence:
- the spryd7b gene encoding SPRY domain-containing protein 7b, with protein sequence MAAMFTCCLGYCCGDGGSDHKPLKEMPTVQLDTHHMGADVVVVKRGRRICGSGACLANAPLHQNKSYFEFKVQSTGVWGVGVATQKVNLNQIPLGQDSHSLVLRHDGSVYHNNEEKNCLPANSVPQEGDIVGLTYDHVELNLYLNGKNMQCPASGIRGTVFPVVYVDDSAILDCQFSDFYHTPPQGFEKILFEQQIF encoded by the exons ATGGCCGCAATGTTTACATGCTGTCTGGGCTACTGTTGTGGTGATGGAGGATCCGATCATAAACCTCTTAAAGAAATGCCCACCGTTCAGCTCGACACGCACCACATGG GCGCGGATGTGGTGGTGGTGAAGAGAGGGAGGCGGATCTGTGGGAGCGGAGCATGCCTCGCCAACGCCCCTCTCCACCAGAACAAGAGCTACTTCGAGTTCAAGGTCCAATCCACGG gtgtgtggggAGTCGGGGTGGCCACACAGAAGGTGAATCTAAACCAGATACCTTTGGGTCAAGACAGTCACAGTTTGGTGCTCAGGCACGATGGATCTGTATATCACAACAATGAAGAGAAGAACTGCCTGCCAGCTAACAGTGTGCCTCAGGAGGGAGACATTGTG GGATTAACATATGACCATGTGGAACTGAACCTGTATCTGAATGGGAAAAACATGCAGTGCCCAGCCTCAGGCATTCGAGGGACTGTGTTCCCTGTAGTTTATg TGGATGACAGTGCTATCTTAGACTGCCAGTTCAGCGACTTCTACCACACTCCTCCTCAAGGCTTTGAGAAGATCCTGTTTGAACAGCAGATCTTTTGA